attaatatccttaaaggtgaagcccgtaccgtacccttacatgtataacttactaactcgggttagaaatttttcttttttcttaattttttaaagtttttttttaatggattgagttaattaaaaaaagaaatgaaaaaattgtttaaaaaacaagctaaaaaaaataaaaaacgaacatTCTCTCCTCAAGAACCTTCTCTCTAGAtctctactatatatatatatatatatatatattttatactagGAATATGTACTGGGTATATTTATCGTAAGGCAAAATAAATATACTTGAAATAATGTTTTATAAAGTCAGTTGAACAATTACAAAAGTTATTGAATGTTCACACATTTATCTATGATATAGGTGAGACACCCTAGCTATGTTTCAAGCCCTTTACCTATTTAATGGACTAGTCTTATACTCGCGTGATGCGACAGGATATATAGGAAAAAAATGTTGTTTATTAGTCGTATCCGTGCGATTACCAGATCATCGTACCTATGgttatgtgtgttttagacggCGGACACGACAACGGTTTTGGGGGgtggctatgtgtgttttagagggaGGCGATTCTGAggaatgtatgtgtgttttgttcTTGGGGGATGTATGGGTGTGTGTTTTTGTATAATATGTGAGCTGCTTCAGGGGAAAGGAAGGGAGATTGGGCGTAAGGTTTTCTTAAGGGCATTTTCGTTATTTCAGGATTAAAgtgtttggtggtagtgtaaattaaaagggtaaaatagagaatttaaaggtagagtgtttaatttgaagAAGGgtgatttgtttatatatggagtATAGATTATTTGTACGATGATTGATGACAATATATACCATACATAGTTAACTtatttatagaaattttttttataacagaCATTTCAGGAGGTCTATTTTTCAAAAGAGTTCACTCAAAAAAAATTTGCGGAAGTGGGTATTCTAGTAGTGGGaataccggattcaaaaatCTCAAGCGAGATGGCTTTATGGTTCAAATAGTGAAACTGGTAATGGGAACACCGGTCTCGTCTGCATACGACAAAGGTGGCAGGCGAGTGGCCCATCCGTCAATCCAACAAATATTtccataatttatttatgaccTTAATATCAAAATCTAATACAACATGAATGAACATAGAAAAAGGAACTCATCTCATGCCCATTTCTCACCTTCAATTACAAACAATAAAGCTAAACGTACAACTCTTAATCACCATCTCAACCCactaaaaaagtttatattttagtgGCCCATCCGTCAATGCCCATGGCCCATGACCATTTATATTACTTTACTAATCAGAATAATTAGGACCAGTAGCACCAGCCTCAGCTGCCTTAGCCGCCGGTGACGCTTCCACCGCCGGAGAAGGTGGTACCGGAGTCACCAGCAACTCCGACGGCAAGTCAGCAGACAAGCCTTGCAAGTAAAAAGTATAGAACAACTTAAAGGGAAAGACTAGCTGCTGAAGCTTGACTTGACCATATGCTCCGGCGAAGATCCCGGTGCCGCCGGTGACAGTCAGGTAAGTGTCTTCAGTTGTGATGTAAGCACCTTGTACGGCTATCTGCCCGTAATCGCCTAAGTGAAAGCTGTAGATAGCTTCGTATCTGTCACCTTTTACTTCCGGCATGTTTTTGATCAGAATACATATTCCGGCTGTGATCCCTAGTCTTTTTTCAAGATCCGCACTGTAGACCTGCAGTATCGAGATCAGATGTCGGTCATATTTTGTATCGACTCAAAATGTGTCTAAATCATTATTCCGTGCTGGTTTCTTTCAAAAACTAAtaacatatatagttaaattataAGTAAAAATTGATAAGTCAACTAACTCAGAATATGAAACAAACACCAATAACTTGTAGtttcttaaaaattaaaaagttataagtaaaaaagaaatagTACTTTGTTGGTGAAGGGAACAAGATCGCCAAGTGAATTAACAGGTTTTTGACCCAACCGGAGATACGCTGGACTGCCACGGTCTCTTTCATTGATCTCATACACACACAGTTGTTGAACTTTACCtacacaaaacaaaacttattagattaattaataaaatcaaaataccAAATTATTTATCaccaaaaatattgaaaaaagaaaCTAATTAAGCTTTTTACTTACTCGGTGTTGAAGAATCTGGTGATGTGGCTTGACTTTTAACAGTCAACGATCTTTGGCTGCCAGAGCTCTTCATAGTAGTGGTCAGCTTCTGAGAGAAAACTGGGCTAACAGAGCTCTTGAATGAAAGTAGTGACGGAGAtccggcggcggcggtggttcGGCTGGTACGTGATATCCTCAAAGATGATGAGATTGTTTGCAAAGAAGCTGAAGCAGCAGCCATTGTTGAAGTAAtctattatttttgttgttgatcAAATTAGTTGTTGCGACTTGGGAATgtaaatgtgtatgtatatttgtgtgtgtgtatatataggtgTCAATGAAGAGGGAGAATGAGTTTTTGGAGTGGAAGAGAGTAGGTGGACGGTGATGGGTTTGGATTGGTCTGAAATCGAGTCGAATGTGTGTATTCAAACACgctgattttttttattcaccTCTATTTAATTTGTTGATGAAAGATACACAAACCGGATAATAAAACTAATCTATGTAAATGAGTAAATCTAGACGGAAAAATTTTGAGTTTGACACTTTGACCCACGTGAGTTTTCTATGAAACCTATAACCGGCCAAACTCTTTTGTACGCAGAAACTATGAACTTTGTATTTGAATCtcaccatgtttttttttttttttttttttttaatgtaaccGTCCATTATAGccttatattgataatatagATCTTAAATTTGACACTAGAcgtttttaatttatgtatttttttacaCATAAGTTGTTGGGAAAAAATCAGTAAACAACGAACATAAACCGGATAATAAAACTAATCGGTAATTTCAAGCTCAACTCAACAAAACTGATCACCACTTTCAGCTCatctttattatatagtatatgttAATAGTCcgtcaataataaataaatataaaagagtaTTTAAGCTCATCTTTGTAAGTAGCTAGTACAAACTCGTTAAGGCTTTTGAGCTTTTGGAGGCGGATATTAAGGGGAAGGGTGTAGTGTCAAACCTTTGGCAATTTGACAAGTTTTGACAAAAAATTAACCAATAGGAGCTTTATACATGGATTTAGCCAAAAACTTGTCAATCCTAGCCGATCTTTGACAATGTTGAGGGTGTAATGTCATTTCTTGCCAAAAGTTGctacaaaaaataaaaccaaaaaaattaagaatctTTACTCTTGTCAAAGCTGGCCAAAACTTGCCAcaatcggccaaaactagccgatcaAACTTGTCGATTGATTTGTCAAACCTTGTTAATGCATGTGCTATGGTATTGCCAAAAGAACTTGTCGATACTTTTTACCGACTACACCCTTACCCCTTATATCTTGACCCGAACTAGTAACTAGAGCTCAATGAAGCTAATTTGACTCGATCGATATTGAATGTTTTACAAGTCAGTCTTGAATAcgtaataatataattaatcgagtcaagatatattatttttttaatacctGGAATATGTAGTAGGTATAATCCATCGTCAAGGCAAATTAAATATACATGAAATAATGTTTTATAAAGTCAGTTGTAATTTAACAATTACAAAAGTTATTGAATGTTCACACATTTATGATTTATCTGTACGCACTAGGCCACTAGCTATGTTTGAAGCAGAGAAAGATatcctatttatttttaattgaaaGCAACATGATCCATGtatgattttttattaaagttttgAAGACATGCAAATTTTAATAACTGAAACCAGATTAAAGTTATTAGTGTACTAGTTTATATATGCATGTGATATACGGGCATCTTAAATAACAACAATAGACCAACTTGGGTTAATAAGAATACACCCgattatattaaaataacgACCATGAAATTAGTAGATTAAATTCATTGACCAATAATCCCATTTGATCAGATTGATAATCATTTTGTTATGAAAATCATGACATAACCATGAAATTAGCAAATTAAAGACCGCCATGACAAATTTAATTATATCAAGACATAAATTAGAATAATGGTATTACATAAAAATGTTAAAGGGTGAAGgatgttcatgtcaaaatgtcAAACTTTGACATGGAAACAAACAATAAGATGATGGACATAACCCAACAAATCccatgtaaaaaactaaaaacttgcCTACTTAATTAGGGTGCGAGGATGTTGCATAGTGATGTCGATTTgggacaaaaattaaaattaaaagaaaaaagtccACATACACGCACCCATACAACCCAACGGCATAGTGGTGCCGATTTGGCGATTTTACATGCCGCATGTTAATGCTTGCCGATACATAAGGAATGGGAATGTCGTGTACCGAATTTTGGTGCCCATTTGTCCCCCACATCCTTAATCTTAAGGTGAAAGATTATTAAAGTTGTACTTTTATTAaaatcacatatcaaattgataGTAaaaacaacttataaacaaaaaataacaatcAACTTGCTAAGTCTTGAGACCTAATTACAAATTCGcctttaaagtttttaaaagaaaaaaaaaaagtctagaGACCTATTAAATGGATGATATGTATGATGATTGATGACAATATGTAAGTACGACATAgttaactaattaatttgtaAGCTGATCATAATTATCTTGCTTAGACTTAATTGATCAAAGCTTGGTTGTGTATCGGCTTGATACACCTCTAGTGTTAGTTTCATATCATGTAATTATATAGAATCGAAGATATGGAAGTTATGTTCTGAAGCTGCATCAAAGGTTAAATATAGCATATAATTAACCAAGTCACATATTGAAATTGAAGATACACTCATACAAGATCGAGTTGTGTGTAAACCAGCTTGGACTTGTATCAATTGCGGAACCAAAAACGAAAGTGACCAGTAGCACAATTTTTTTTCCACTAGTCTTCTATCGCCATAAAGTAACGACAACAATGATAACGACTAAATTGTTACGAgttttagcattttttttaatgatttttgcCTACTTATAAtggattttaagaattttttggcacttttagtagtttttatttatcatttagttgtaCAGATAcacttttataagttttattgataggacaatgttttaaaagcttaaagttggttacactgacCGGTATCctatatttatttgacccgtagcaccaataaaaaatacatcatttttcaaaaatatttaactaAATGAATTTAGCAGACCCGTAGTCCGGCTACCCAGTATTCAATGTGTTTCCACCCCTTACTTGTATCCAACTCGAGATGACAAACATGAGGCAAACTTTCTTCAATCTGTTTCAAGAATCCTCCTTAAGAGCATTGCTGATAATATACTGCATATTAATTCTAAAAGATTCAAAATGGTAAAATGCTCGGTATAAACAAATACACCAAAACTCATGATTTCCATATGATAAAACAATTTAACTTTATATTCAAATCTAGATATTGCATTATCAGTTCACTCTTGAGTCTTGATTACAACTCACACAATCTCGATCAGCCCACAAAAAGATTTATTCTAGCTaaattaaacaaagttaaagCCCATCCATTACTTCATGGCCCATGACCATTTATATTACTTTTACTAATCAGAATAATTAGGACCAGTAGCACCAGCCTCAGCTGCCTTAGCCGCCGGTGACGCTTCCACCGCCGGAGAAGGTGGTACCGGAGTCACCAGCAACTCCGACGGCAAGTCAGCAGACAAGCCTTGCAAGTAAAAAGTATAGAACAACTTAAAGGGAAAGACTAGCTGCTGAAGCTTGACTTGACCATATGCTCCGGCGAAGATCCCGGTGCCGCCGGTGACAGTCAGGTAAGTGTCTTCAGTTGTGATGTAAGCACCTTGTACGGCTATCTGCCCGTAATCGCCTAAGTGAAAGCTGTAGATAGCTTCGTATCTGTCACCTTTTACTTCCGGCATGTTTTTGATCAGAATACATATTCCGGCTGTGATCCCTAGTCGTTTTTGTAGATCCGCACTGTATACCTGTAGTCAGATCAAATCATTGTCAGTTTGGTCTAAAGAATGTGACCCGAATCACCTTTAAAGATATGTGATCCCAGAGGCCTCAAATTTGTTCCAAATATCGATCCGTGTCAACTCTCTAAACTTAATCACGACAGGGTCTACTAAATGAGTGACCACACAAGACCTCAAAAACATCAATCCAATCAAATAAGATTCTAATGAAGTGTCTATTGTCTACTTTAAAAAGTCAATTAGAAGCTCATTTTTAACGAGTAATTATAGCCTTACCTACGAGTTTGACTTTATACtgaatgaaataaagtactccGTGTAATAAACTCAAGTTAGTAAGCTTGATCGATCACTAGCTTAATTAGTTGAATAAGCCGATATTGAAGTAGGACCTTAAGATCAATTTGTTCTTTATTTTCCGGTGAACTTAATAATTACAAGCAAAATAGTTGCAAATTTAATTAAGCTAAAAGAAATAGTACTTTGTTGGTGAAGGGAACAAGATCGCCAAGTGAATTAACAGGTTTTTGACCCAACCGGAGATACGCTGGACTGCCACGGTCTCTTTCATTGATCTCATACACACACAGTTCATGAACTTTACCTACACAAATAAAATCATATCCCCAATTTATTTTTCACTAAAAAATCAAATCctgatgagaaaaaaaaagttaaaggtCTGCTTACTGGGTCTTGAAGAATCTGGTGATGGGAGGGCTTGACTTTTAATTGTCAACGATCTTCGGCTGCCGGAGCTATTCGTGGCAGTGGTCAGCTTCTGACAGAAAACTGGGCTAACAGAGTTCTTGAATGAAAGTAGTGATGGAGCTCCGGCGGCCGTGGCGGCAGCCGTGGTCCGGGATAGCTTCAGATATGAGATTGTTTGAAAAGCAGCTGAAGTAGTAgccatttttattttctctctGTGACTTAGAAAATACTAATGTAGTAATAATgtgtatatgtaatatgttgatatgtatctatatgtgtgtttatatatgtagatatgCGCATAATGAAAAAGTAAATTAGAATGTGATGTGGTGGAAGAGTAGGTGGACGCCTGGGTAGTGGTGGCTTCTGATTGGTCGGAAGTTATGGTGTGCTGGAAAGCTAATTTTTATTGGtcttttttatgttgtttttttcttGTGAAAAATATGATAGTTGCACAAAACTTTGAGTTTGACCCACGTGAGTTTTGAATCTAGGCTGCAACCGGCCAAAtttttgtataattgtatgtatGAACTTGTATTTGACCATGTCTTTCTTCTCTTTTTGCAACTGTGTATATTgttaattacgagtaatatttatctTTCTCAATATATTGTTTGGATTAAAGGCAAAACGAATATATTCGATTagtatttttagtttaaaaaagtatgttgttatATGTTCACAAACTAGTGTCTATTagtttatgttttaataataattaaaattaaaaagtacatgttttATCTTACTTTTTGAAGGTAACATAATCCGAGTGGTACTAATTATAACTAGTATAATTTGAGCCTGCATTGCGGGCCTTAAACTTTCGTTTTAAAATAATTGTGTTGTTTTTAGAGTATATATGTTGAATCTCCAAccgtttaataaaaaatattcaagtttggtacatatatatataatatacttaatGTCAAAACCATATTAGCATCCATTTGTGGAGTGTCAGTTATGGTGTTTACATTTTGTTACATATGAtgtgttgatatatatatatatatatataaatatatattagtttaaaacttttatcacatgaaatgtttatttatttaaagcaaTACCACAAACGCATCCAAAAGTTTATAATAtcgaatacatatatttaatatgcaCAAAGAAAAAAGTCGAATAAAAGTTTTGAATAGTTTAAACCACAAAGAAGAAAGTGTGTGAAAACCAAATAAGGGTATATAATGTTACTGGATATGACCATCAAAAATTGCAATATATTGTTTGGAAACTCAAATGGAAAAAAcgaaagtgtgaaaaaaaccaataagtaacccGTAATAGATGCTCAAACGGgatataatcataaaaaaaattgcaatATATTGTTTGAGAACCCAAAAGGAAAAAGAGTGTGAAACAAATCAATAAGTAATCccttttataatgttttaattatcTCATACGTATGTTATGTGTGGGATGTGTGTGGGGGGTTCCTTGTGAACATTTTTGCATGATTATGTAGATATGCTTGTGATGGAtggtttgttgtgtgatatttGCTTGTCGTTGGCTTGTACACATAGTACATTAGACTTATTTAAGTTGTCATATCACGaagcacgttaagggccctaataATGTAACGAGGAATTATCGTGTGTTAACGTGGAATTTATCGTGTGTTTAAGTCTCGAGCACAACGTGGAAAAGTATTAAGTTTAACCCACATTAGTCTAATGGACTCTTGTGTACGTGAATCACTCGGGGGCAATGTACATGCTTCCCATGTGACTCAATCATTGTGGAAAGAGTATACCGGGTGGAGTGATTGACCACCATACGTGCGGAAACGGTTTGCTCCTAGATTTGGTTATGTCTATCCATAACGACGTCGATGGACCCCAAAaggttacccatcatgtcgggtgtgaggttcctgTAAGGTCTTATGACCACCTACACACAAATCTTTTATTGTTGACTATAATGGCATAACTATACGTGGATATCGTGGAACGTGAACATTGTGTTTTAATGTGGAATAATAAGGATTGCTAGGCACCTTATAGGATTAAATATCCTTAAGATGTTGTTTACGTAGAATTGTGTGATTGTGCCTATACATATGTGTGAGATATATTCtttattaaaatgtttttattggcaatccttgttttgtactAACATGTTATCTTATTCGGCTTTTAAGTTGACACTTGTGTTTTGTGGAAAAAaatgttgtgccctcaggttaggACTTGAAGCTGATCGATAGATGGTAAGATAGGTAGCTACTTGTGGAGCTTGAGGATTGtggctttagttacccatagttgcattTACTTACGTAGACATTTATTTAGCCATTTGGCCATTATTATGTCAGTTGTCTTTTACGTTGATTGTGGATTTCATTTGGGCTATTGTGATGACATTGTTGGTAACACCTTTTaagacatttattatgttttattgatcTGATAGGGATCAGATGAGAATTTTTAAATGACGCTTCCGCACTTTACTTAAAggagttatgttttattttgaaaatttttttgaaatccacatttttaAAAGCAAGGTGTTACAATTTAAAAGATACTCTTGGTCACTGTGGTTTAAGCTAGTGGTTCATAACAACTTATCTATTGAGTCCAATAAATTTCCTACTTTAACCATTTGAATTGAGGGTGATGagtaataaaaatgttttttagtaGCTAAATGATCGGTTTATTGTATACCAATATTAAAGTTAATATATTGTATGTGACATAAAACTTTCGGAAAAAGATCTTCTAAAAGTTGcttcaactttataggtaaagttgaagCAACTTGAACCATTGGATTACAATCAATGGTTAATATTAAAGATTCAAGTTTGAATCTTGatcattgattttaattcaatgatttaaatttatagataaaactGAAACAACTTTAGGGAATCCTTATGCAAAACTTTCATTGTATATGGTGAGAActaaaggggtgtttggtagatgagaatgaaaatgtaataatgATTGAAAAAGGtggaaagagaatgaattccgttgtttggtacccacagagaatgaatatacaaaaaaaataattttttaaataataataaatttaatacatatgacatcttgaaaacaatttttttttccattctcacccattctctataatttgtaaaaaatggAGAGAATGGAATTGATTCTCCTTTCTCCGTTCCCATTTCATTTCTTTAGAGCAAACAAACAAAGGAAGTCTTTCCCATTCCGTTTCtccctttccattccatcataccaaacaccctctaagaaGTGGGGaacacattaaaaaagaaagaattcaATTCCACCATCGAACAGTTactgtatttaaaaaaatactcgAGAAGACGTTGCATAAAATGATAAGAAATTACTAATTTGATATTCAAAATCGAAATGCTACTGCAGTTTTCTTCTTAAAATCAATTTGGTACTTATTGATTCTATCAAAACATATGGGAAGCCTCATGATTCTCACCACACTCAAAGCAAAGCAACAAAGCAAAGCAGGAACACCATAGATTTTATATTGTGAAAACATGTGGATAATATATGCCATATTTTAGACATGTGGGATTTCTCGAGTATAGACTATGATGGATAAATGACCCGGCATGTCACTATATATTTAATGTCACTTAGGCAACTAGCTAGTCCAACATTGTCATTTGAAGCAATGATTATTGTGGATGATTAATTTGTGTTATTGGGATATCAATTCCTTTTCTAAA
The Erigeron canadensis isolate Cc75 chromosome 2, C_canadensis_v1, whole genome shotgun sequence DNA segment above includes these coding regions:
- the LOC122589871 gene encoding allene oxide cyclase, chloroplastic-like isoform X1 translates to MATTSAAFQTISYLKLSRTTAAATAAGAPSLLSFKNSVSPVFCQKLTTATNSSGSRRSLTIKSQALPSPDSSRPSKVHELCVYEINERDRGSPAYLRLGQKPVNSLGDLVPFTNKVYSADLQKRLGITAGICILIKNMPEVKGDRYEAIYSFHLGDYGQIAVQGAYITTEDTYLTVTGGTGIFAGAYGQVKLQQLVFPFKLFYTFYLQGLSADLPSELLVTPVPPSPAVEASPAAKAAEAGATGPNYSD
- the LOC122589871 gene encoding allene oxide cyclase, chloroplastic-like isoform X3, with the protein product MATTSAAFQTISYLKLSRTTAAATAAGAPSLLSFKNSVSPVFCQKLTTATNSSGSRRSLTIKSQALPSPDSSRPSKVQQLCVYEINERDRGSPAYLRLGQKPVNSLGDLVPFTNKVYSADLEKRLGITAGICILIKNMPEVKGDRYEAIYSFHLGDYGQIAVQGAYITTEDTYLTVTGGTGIFAGAYGQVKLQQLVFPFKLFYTFYLQGLSADLPSELLVTPVPPSPAVEASPAAKAAEAGATGPNYSD
- the LOC122589871 gene encoding allene oxide cyclase, chloroplastic-like isoform X2 is translated as MAAASASLQTISSSLRISRTSRTTAAAGSPSLLSFKSSVSPVFSQKLTTTMKSSGSQRSLTVKSQATSPDSSTPSKVQQLCVYEINERDRGSPAYLRLGQKPVNSLGDLVPFTNKVYSADLEKRLGITAGICILIKNMPEVKGDRYEAIYSFHLGDYGQIAVQGAYITTEDTYLTVTGGTGIFAGAYGQVKLQQLVFPFKLFYTFYLQGLSADLPSELLVTPVPPSPAVEASPAAKAAEAGATGPNYSD